Proteins encoded in a region of the Acipenser ruthenus chromosome 54, fAciRut3.2 maternal haplotype, whole genome shotgun sequence genome:
- the irf9 gene encoding interferon regulatory factor 9, with protein sequence MATGRIRSTRKLKQWIVDQVSSEQYPGLVWDDPNRTMFRIPWKHAGKQDFRSDEDAAIFRAWAVYKGKLKPGEKEQPATWKTRLRCALNKSSEFEEVPGRSQLDISEPYKVYRIVPVSEQGKTPAQGRRDSGLKRRRVKSEPHSGREEEEEEEEEEEEEGVRRRRRVGEEETNPAVVVQPILLQVESVRDVSNFEKQTSLSVAAPYKTQQHSPLNEIQLNFTIETTPPSTALPSMLITIFYAGLEVSQRRIMGKDVKISSRPPGSAPPGPPSSMERVWLPPADSLSNPIQSEALASLLPFLERGVMLACTPSGLFIQRLCQGRVFWSGPGAPHHNRPNKLDRQEDLVQLFDRKHFSQELVVYREMGGQPPQFKVTLCFGEEFPDNDPVTDKLITVQVELPWARQQLEEVTSFRESMALFQNLASESPLRVAALDFYGIS encoded by the exons ATGGCGACGGGACGCATTCGTTCCACTCGCAAGCTGAAGCAGTGGATTGTGGATCAGGTGAGCAGCGAGCAGTACCCCGGGCTGGTCTGGGACGACCCGAACAGAACCATGTTCAGAATCCCGTGGAAACACGCGGGAAAACAGGACTTCAGATCCGACGAGGACGCGGCCATCTTCAGG GCCTGGGCAGTGTACAAGGGGAAGCTGAAGCCTGGGGAGAAGGAACAGCCTGCCACTTGGAAAACCCGGCTGCGCTGCGCCCTGAACAAGAGCTCCGAATTTGAGGAGGTCCCGGGACGGTCCCAGCTGGACATCTCAGAACCGTACAAGGTGTACCGGATAGTGCCAGTATCAGAACAAGGCAAAACCCCGGCACAGG ggcGCCGGGACTCGGGGCTGAAGAGGAGGAGAGTGAAGAGCGAGCCACACAGTggaagggaggaggaggaggaggaggaagaggaggaggaggaggagggggtgaggaggaggaggagggtgggaGAAGAGGAGACAAATCCTGCAGTCGTGGTGCAGCCTATTCTACTG CAGGTGGAGTCAGTCAGGGATGTCAGCAACTTTGAGAAGCAGACGAGCCTATCAGTAGCAGCGCCCTACAAAACACAACAGCACTCGC CACTCAATGAGATTCAGCTGAACTTCACCATTGAGACGACCCCCCCCAGCACAG CTCTCCCCTCCATGCTGATCACCATATTCTACGCGGGTCTGGAGGTGTCCCAGCGGAGGATCATGGGCAAGGACGTGAAGATCTCGTCCCGGCCCCCAGGGAGCGCCCCCCCCGGACCCCCCTCCTCCATGGAGAGGGTGTGGCTCCCCCCAGCGGACAGCCTGTCCAACCCCATCCAGAGCGAGGCCCTGGCCAGCCTCCTGCCTTTCCTGGAGAGGGGCGTCATGCTGGCCTGCACCCCCAGCGGGCTCTTCATCCAAAGGCTGTGCCAGGGCAGGGTCTTCTGGAGCGGCCCCGGAGCCCCCCACCACAACCGGCCAAACAAACTGGACCGGCAAGAGGACCTGGTGCAGCTGTTCGACAGGAAGCACTTCAGCCAGG AGCTGGTGGTGTACCGGGAGATGGGGGGGCAGCCTCCTCAGTTCAAAGTGACTCTGTGTTTTGGAGAGGAATTCCCCGACAACGACCCTGTGACTGACAAACTCATCACAGTACAG GTGGAGCTGCCGTGGGCTCGCCAGCAGCTGGAGGAAGTGACGTCATTCCGCGAATCCATGGCCCTCTTCCAAAACCTGGCCAGTGAATCGCCGTTGAGAGTAGCTGCCCTTGACTTCTACGGAATCTCCTaa